One Elaeis guineensis isolate ETL-2024a chromosome 10, EG11, whole genome shotgun sequence genomic window carries:
- the LOC105052687 gene encoding cyclin-D6-1, with protein MEFVLENPLMFSDEDARHPDSISSLFAAENNFLISHRGAIILSARHDAASVAHVFSPNLGPSVIYLAINYIDRFLSSREIPLVKPCIASLLSIACLSIAAKMTINGFSLADLQGSEQPQFTTATIERMEMVVLSALGWRMRSITPFAFLDFFLHSFPLADAALRQALKDRASKTLFRIQNEGKFLEFKPSMIAASALLTAAFELFPTHFLSFRSTVLSSKFVDKETLSACCDAMLPAAMDGGSKQTVKKPGSSSDSPVTVLGRRDSDNGKTVGSSLHDRDAKKTHLA; from the exons ATGGAGTTCGTCCTCGAGAACCCCCTCATGTTCTCCGATGAGGATGCACGGCAcccggactccatctccagccTCTTCGCCGCCGAAAACAATTTTCTGATCTCCCATCGCGGAGCTATAATTCTCTCTGCTCGCCATGACGCCGCCTCTGTCGCCCATGTG TTCTCTCCAAATCTGGGTCCGTCCGTGATCTACCTCGCCATCAACTACATCGATCGCTTCCTCTCCAGTCGAGAAATCCCG CTGGTGAAGCCGTGCATCGCGTCTCTCCTCTCCATCGCCTGCCTCTCTATCGCTGCCAAAATGACGATCAACGGCTTCTCCCTTGCCGATCTCCAG GGATCTGAACAACCCCAGTTCACTACGGCGACGATCGAGAGAATGGAGATGGTGGTTCTAAGCGCCCTGGGTTGGCGAATGCGATCCATTACCCCTTTCGCCTTCCTTGACTTCTTCCTCCATTCCTTCCCGCTCGCCGATGCCGCTCTCCGCCAAGCTCTCAAGGATCGAGCGTCCAAAACCCTCTTCCGGATTCAAAACG AGGGCAAGTTCTTGGAGTTCAAGCCGTCGATGATTGCCGCGTCGGCGCTGCTCACCGCCGCCTTTGAGCTCTTTCCGACCCACTTCCTCTCGTTCCGCTCCACCGTTCTCTCCAGTAAATTTGTTGATAAA GAAACCTTGTCGGCGTGCTGCGATGCGATGCTACCGGCGGCGATGGACGGCGGCTCGAAGCAGACCGTAAAGAAGCCGGGCTCGAGCTCCGACTCGCCGGTGACCGTGCTGGGCCGCCGCGACTCCGATAACGGCAAGACCGTCGGATCCTCTTTACATGATCGTGATGCCAAGAAGACCCATCTCGCCTAG